From Toxotes jaculatrix isolate fToxJac2 chromosome 1, fToxJac2.pri, whole genome shotgun sequence, a single genomic window includes:
- the LOC121184929 gene encoding USP6 N-terminal-like protein → MKKDIETLIAEERADIILKYATGRQGGVEIDPWEDADYSIYKVIDRFGFMHEDELPAPTAQEEKMKQLEVERAEKWLKMVKKWDKYKNSDRMVKRVYKGIPLQLRGRAWSLMLDVERTKKENEGKYEKMKEQARVYSSEIKQIDLDINRTFRNHIMFMDRFGVKQQSLFHVLSAYSVYNTEVSYCQGMSQIAALLLMFMNEEDAFWALSQLLTNQKHAMHGFFVPGFPKLQRYQAHHDQIISKLIPKLKKHLDREQMSAGIYSTKWFLQCFIDRTPFTLTLRLWDVFILEGERLLTAMSYTILKIHRKRLVKMSLEELREFLQERIAQTFFYSDDVIIEQLQASMAELRKMKLDLPPPGKPEELPRKPLGQELPVLLSPVQPSRGKLSSASGFPRAGLSLHIISHQPDSISPDQSPSKDPRDLDAAEEEEAPLPSPDPIIIHSQVPLTPDSSPLMGPPPYQPPGSHSGITADQPSLPDQDRDETWPDPAVATGPHSAPQIADALLPTFTDDSSAAVSADPSSCGVPRTLSAPVVQVVSPGLGLTQSEGLSPADMAEDSHLLQLLEQASALGTNKNLNQDSSTASEETPAPDVS, encoded by the exons ggcagGCAGGGCGGCGTGGAGATCGACCCCTGGGAAGATGCCGACTACAGCATCTACAAAGTCATCGACCGCTTCGGCTTCATGCA tgaGGACGAACTACCAGCCCCGACCGCACAGGAGGAGAAG ATGAAGCAGCTGGAAGTAGAGCGAGCGGAGAAATGGCTGAAGATGGTGAAGAAGTGGGATAAATACAAGAACAGTGACAGG atggTGAAACGAGTGTACAAGGGCATTCCCCTGCAGCTCAGAGGCCGGGCCTGGTCACTGATGCTGGATGTGGAGAGGACGAAGAAGGAGAACGAGGGCAAATATGAG aAAATGAAGGAGCAGGCCAGAGTCTACTCGTCTGAGATCAAACAGATCGACCTGGACATCAACAGAACCTTCCGAAACCACATCATGTTCATGGATCGCTTTGGAGTCAA GCAGCAGTCCCTCTTCCATGTTCTTTCTGCATACTCAGTCTACAACACA GAGGTGAGCTACTGCCAGGGCATGAGTCAGATCGCCGCCCTGCTGCTCATGTTCATGAACGAGGAGGACGCCTTCTGGGCCCTGTCTCAGCTGCTGACCAATCAGAAACACGCCATGCACG GATTTTTTGTTCCTGGGTTTCCCAAACTTCAGCGATACCAGGCACATCATGATCAGATTATTTCCAAACTCATCCCCAAACTGAAGAAACATCTG gacaGAGAACAGATGTCTGCAGGGATCTACAGCACTAAATGGttcctgcagtgttttattgACAGG ACTCCGTTCACCCTGACCCTTCGTCTGTGGGACGTTTTCATcctggagggagagaggctgCTCACCGCCATGTCTTACACCATCCTGAAGATACACAGGA AGCGTCTGGTGAAGATGTCTCTGGAGGAGCTCAGGGAGTTTCTGCAGGAGCGAATCGCTCAGACTTTCTTCTACAGCGACGACGTGATCATCGAGCAGCTGCAGGCCTCCATGGCTGAGCTGCGAAAAATGAAGCTGGACCTTCCTCCTCCAG GGAAGCCTGAGGAGTTGCCTCGTAAGCCTCTGGGTCAGGAGCTGCCGGTGCTGCTGAGTCCAGTCCAGCCCTCCAGAGGGAAGCTGTCATCAGCCAGCGGGTTTCCCAGAGCTGGCCTCAGCCTCCACATCATCTCCCACCAGCCTGACTCCATATCCCCTGACCAAAGCCCCTCTAAGGACCCCAGGGATCTCGacgctgcagaggaggaggaggccccACTGCCTTCCCCAGACCCCATCATCATCCACAGCCAGGTCCCGCTCACTCCTGACAGCTCCCCACTGATGGGGCCCCCGCCTTATCAGCCTCCAGGGAGCCACAGTGGAATCACAGCGGATCAGCCGTCACTGCCAGATCAGGACAGGGATGAAACGTGGCCTGATCCAGCAGTCGCCACAGGACCTCACTCAGCTCCACAGATTGCTGACGCACTCTTGCCGACGTTTACAGACGACTCCTCTGCAGCCGTCAGTGCTGACCCATCCTCCTGTGGGGTCCCACGGACTCTTTCGGCACCTGTAGTCCAGGTGGTGTCTCCGGGGTTGGGCCTGACCCAGTCTGAGGGTCTGTCACCAGCAGATATGGCTGAGGACAGTcacctgctccagctgctggagcaggCCTCCGCTCTGGGCACCAACAAGAACCTGAACCAGGACTCAAGTACTGCGTCAGAGGAAACACCGGCTCCAGATGTTTCATGA